A segment of the Lolium perenne isolate Kyuss_39 chromosome 3, Kyuss_2.0, whole genome shotgun sequence genome:
TAGGATACAATTGTAAATGAGAAAAGCAATTGAGAAGAAAAAAAATACTAACACACTTGAGATAGAAAAAAGACACTATTGAGAAGGATATAGGTGGTTGAAGTTGAGAAGAAAATGGGTTGAGAAGAAAATTTCCAATTGGAAAGACGCAACCGAAAAAATCCACATTTGAAAGGACACATTTGAGAAGAAAAAAATATAATTGATTAAACTGTTTACTAGATTTGCATGACTCAAACATATATTAGTTGGCAATCCGCAAAATAATGCAACCGCTTTTTTCCTTTATTGTGGATGCGCTCACCTAGTTATAAGGTGGAGGGAGTGATTATGGTTAGCCTAAGCCTACTTGGACGAGCAACTGGTAGTATATTCTATTACCCCCGGTCTGAATTATAATTTTTTTTTAGAATGCTAGTTTATTTTTTTATGGCtgcttgtactccctccgtctcattaaacttgtctaaaaaatatctaaatttagatgtatctacatACTAGATattgtatagatacatccaaattttaataaattttaaaaaaaatcgtgAGACGGAGAGAGCATTTTGAAACAGAGATAATACTTTATAAAGTGTGGATTCTCCAGATTTTCTGCCTAGTAATAAGAGCTTTAGGTGTTTTAATTAGTAAGACCTGCTCTCTTCATCAAAACCATTCGTGAAAGCTCAACTTGCATACTAACTATTATCCTCCTTCGTGGACTACTTCAAACATTGACCAAGTCAGCGCACCCAATGATGATCAAGCCTGAGAGAGAAGAACAAGAAGAGAAGCATGATCAAATCATGCGTGGAGAGGACAAGTCATAGAAAACAAGACAACAGCCAACTTTGTCAAGGATGGGGGCAAATCATGTGTTGATGCATGCCCAATTAGTGTTAGGACTGTGCACACATAGCAACGGACATACTAGTACAAAACAGTTCGTGGGTTGGACAATCTCTTCATGCAATATACTACTAGTACTCATAGATTAAACTAGTAACTCCAACGACAAAGCGACAAGACGAAGTCTATAGTTTAAAATTTTGTGCTGACTTGTATAGGAGCTGTAATTAACATTTCCATGTTACAACCACGAAATGATGATTTACACCGAATTATCTCTATAACAAGCACATCAACAGCTCAACCATATACACTGTAGCGCGACATTTCCATGGACTGATCTGACCGGTACAAATAGTACGCACATGAATCGTAATCTACCATTTTAATTTGGTGCTAGCACTAACCGTTGCATGCTGGAATCAACACCATCATAAGCACACCAAATTAAGCTTAAACATATGTTACACACTTACACTGTCTCCACCAACGCCCCCAAAACTATTCGGCAACAACATTGAAATGGACGTTTTCGGAGCGGCAGCACACGTTGTGGCTCTATTGGGACCGGCTGCCCGGCATCGCTCCCAATATGATCtaccaaaaaaaaggaaaaattcCAAACAAACCGACGAtagttcttttttttttgcgagtaaAAGAGTCTGATATTAATCCAACAAAGGTACAGGAAGGAACACAGAAGAAAAGAAATTACAACAAGGCCCTCCTGCACCTCGACCACGCCGGCGACGCGGAGCTATCGGTGGCGCGCCGCCGCATCTGCTTCCCTGGGAGCCTTGGATCAGAAGCAGTCCCCTAGCAGACGGGAAGTCGCCGAGCACCGGACACAGGGGACCTACCCCGGAGGTCGCCAACGTCGTCGCCCCGAATCGCATCATCCTCTTCCACGAGATCTTCGGAAACCGGATCCGCCGTCCCACGGAAGCCGGCAAGGGGAAATCGCCCACGGCCGCTCCGTAGAGCTGTGAGCGCGATGGAGATGGTAGATCGACTGCAGAACTCCGCGGAGCGCCGCcgacgaagaggaagaccacCACCTGCAAAGGCAACACCGGCCGCGCCACCTCCTCCCCGACGCCACCGGCTGGATACCTAAGACATCCTACAATATGTACACGTCGCAAATCGGGGTTCCCCCGTCCTCCCGCCGCCGGAACGGCCAACGGAGGGCGaggctgatgaggacatccctacctcactactacctctgtcattaccaactgaagatgaacctgatgtgaagctcaagtccaatgaagttcggattggacctattacaagggctcgtgcgaagctacttaaacaacaggtgaacttgttcctaaacgatactttgattgatgagaactttatactacctgagtcttgttatttatgtatcatcaggtatgaagagaagacaagcatcgcacgaggaggagaggagcagctggacgtgaagaaggacgtcaagatggacgtggagctggacatggagctggacatgaagatatcccatggacgcgcgagggaggagcgggagacaTGCGCGAGAAGGGGAGAcgcagtccaggccggcccagtacccggtcagaccggcagccacgccggcgcgcccggtccctggcccggtccgaccgggcggcacgccggccgcaccccggcgccaaccggacaaTCTGCTGACGTAGACCAGACGGGGTACTGAGCCGAAATCAGCCCGTCCGGTcggcacccggtccctggcccggtttcgaccggccagcccggtccctgacccagtcaaccgggccccagatcggtcgtgtccgagtctgtctcgaacaGATCTATTCTAGGTCGGTTATTTACGTACTTTTTCAACCTGAGGTcgccccggacgcctatataagtgcccaggacgccccctagttgctttagaccacgtttaagataaaccctagttcttagttgtttgctctgcaaaactattcacTACTCGGAaaagccttattgccggcgcaccaaaaatggctattgccggcgcaccagagcccgccggtgggaacaggccggtggtaatgagttaccgccggcgcaccagcagGTGCGCCAGCAGTAACATGAATTATCCCTGGCGAACCAGGccaggtgcgccggcggtatgatttttcattttttttaaaaggacgatctagatctagatctcgatCTAGATCTACCTCGGGTTCTTCCTCGAAAACCATGAAAGTGGGCATGTCGTTGTTGCGTCGAGGTAGGAGTAGGAGGAGGTGtaggaggccggaggtggaggtggaggaggtgaccggaggtggaggaggataCCGGAGGTGGAGGAAGAGGTGACcgaaggtggaggaggaggaggatttcACCGTAGGGTGGATgtcaccggagtaggaggagggggtggaggaggaggaggcccgaggtgtagtatgaggaggaggaggagtatgtCACCGGAGGGAGGATGTCATCGGAGTAGGAGGAGGATGTCACCGGCGGTGGAGGCTCGAGGTTGAAGTAGCCGGAGGAGGCCCGAGGTTGAGGCCGCCGGAGgaggtcgtcgtcgtcatcatcgtcggaGGAGAAGGAGTAGGAGGAGCCCGTCAGggaggagaagagaaggaggaggaggagaggaggaggagaagtggaagaggaggaggaggaggctagtctgcGCCTATATAGTAGAGGTTACTGCCCGCGCACCtagtatggtggtgcgccgggggtaatttttaatttttttcatcCAAATCTAAAACCTCAAAAAACTCTATTTTCCTTTTCGAATTTTGGGAATCAAAAAAATCGGTAAACGGCCATAggccgttgaattcgaataggaaatttcgcgtagatcgattttgatataaaaatgtTTTTCATCGgaagtcgtatgcaaccagaaaaccgTTTTACccacgccattttgcataatatatcgaaatttattttttcaaaatttgatgaaaGATAGATTACATAATACCTAGGCAGTTCAAAGTATTATATTTTttcaattttctatcattttcttttattttttcgaaaactgaaaaggcgattcccgggggggaggggggtggagagaaaaatctgggcaccttacccccggcgcacctctatggtggtgcgctggtggtaaattgtctaccaccggcgcaccaccatagaggtgcgccgggggtaaggtgcCCAGATTTTTTGCTTCCGCCCAGACCTCTTCGAATTTTATTCCCGGCGCACTAAATTTTTTTGTGCGCCGGTAGTATAGGTTCTTCACCGGCGCGGCCTAATATGGCTCGCCGACGGTATTTGCCACCGGCGCGCGTCAATGATGGTGCGCCGGCACTATTCCGTGCAGCTAtagcctttttcctagtagtgattgaatccctacactatattgcttgatattgtgtagatctgaaagtcttgtgtgatctgctgttccattgggaattagacgattgcaacttaccgcttcgtggtcggcggctacgtgcgcaagtgtgtggagttgcgaatatcttgcagggttgagagctgttgcattggcaacacggaccaatcgagagatctcgttgcgtcatataagttatcatccactacttcattgtgtttctccgctgctatcaccccgtgatcatcatcaccaccgttgcttactgagaagatcgggccaccccttatcagagGCAACCGCCTATTCAGCGACGGCGAGGTGGAAATCCTTTGGTCGCTCACAAATCGCCCTTCAGGTACTGTAGACGGGGAAGGGTTACAGTCCAAGGTCCGTTCTCTCTATTTTTGGCGATAGTTCATTCAAACAATTGGGACTTTACATAAGTTTGAACGATTTTTTTGAAAGTAGCTTAACCCTAGATCTAGTAGCGACCGAACACGCACTAGTCTATGCTTCCATCATCCGAACCATCGTCGTTATCGCTGCCATCACAAAAGGACGATGAGAGGTCGTTGCTGCTATATGTGCCGTCATGGCGCCATTGTCGCATGCCGTTGTTGCTGTCGTAGTCGGCGAGGTCGATGAGCGCACGGCACCATTGTCATGCGCCGAGCCGCTGACCACCATTTGTCGAACTCCTTAATTAGTCGCCAACGGAGAGCTTGGCTGGTCCTAGACGTGCTGGCAGGACAATCCGACGTGCCCCCAACCCCAAATTAGATCGATTAATAATCGATTAATCCAGAGTGAAGGCGTGTTTGGGCACATATGGGTACGTGTGTGTATGTGCACGTCGATTTCTTCTTTGGGTGCGCGCAGGGGACGTACGTACGGACAAGGTCGTAGGGTATGCATGTCCGGCGCCTTGCTTATCTAGCCCTAGCAGAGCACATGCGGCCGAGGGATCGGGATCTGGAACCCAACAAACCAACCACCGGGAGTACCTGGCCTCATGGCCTGGCCCCTCTCAGCTAAGGCCAGGTGATCAATGTCATGTGCTAAATTTattggaagaaaaagaagaagtgaTCATATCGATGCCATTTCTCTACCACCTGCACTTGGTAATTTCTGAATGTTGGAGGCAGAAATTGCAGCGGGAGCCCCTGTGAGCTTGTGACCGGTAATGCGCCGGCCTGTGCATGATTGTAAGTTTGTTTCAAGGGAGCCTGCAAACTGTCCGCTTGCAGAGCGCGACTGTATCCTTCGGAGATCGATATGCAGCATGCTCACTTTGACTGAAGCACAATACAAATGCAACTGCCGCTGGTACGGACAAATCAAGCAGTGTGTGTCATGCAGCTTGATTAGAAAAGACGCTGTGCTAGCTAACTAGCTAGCTGCCCCTCGTGTATGCAGTGCTACCGTTGGATCTCACATGCATCCAGATTCTGCTGCAGTTCTTCCAAGTATtctgaaggaggaagaagggaagtcagagagagagagagagagagagagagagagagagagagagagaggtggtggtggtgagatACTGAAACGAGAGAGATGCAGCACAGTGACTGGCAATGGCGATGGCTTGTTCTGACCTTTGTCTCGAAGCTGAGAAAAAGATGATACTGCTGCATAGCCTGCGTGCGTGCAGCCGAAACTGCCAAACACAGGCAGCGCTGCCTCTCGCAGCGTCACATGCCGCACAACAGTTGCTATAGTGCGCCGTCCCCTTCCATGAGACTGTGCTGTCCGAACAAAACAACCCACCTGTCCGATCCGGACGTTTGGAACATGGGGACGCGCGAGGATGACATCGAGACCAATGATTCACTCTTTGAGATCTGAATTTAATATAGCGCTCACTTAATACGAAAGAGTTACAAATTCTATACGTGCAAAATACAAACGGCAATTAATAGGAGATGTTTAATGCACTGACACCTTTGCCTGTGTTGCTGAACAACCTGATTGCTACATTAATTGGGGGCAGTGAGATTACATGTTAATGATGCATTAATTTCTCGTTGCATGCATCCACTTTCCCCCTGCTGCGGTTACATGAATCAGTATAAAACTCAAGgaatttcagattttttttctTCGAGGAATTCTTAAGAAATAATATGCTAATTACTCTGCTGGGAACAAATTCGATTTGTACATTAAATTATATTTTCTGAAAATGAGCCATTTTTACACGTTCTTAAAAACTTATCGAGTTAATTTTATAATTAGAAAATGAGCCATTTTTTGGCATCGAACATAGGCGTACATAACTTTTACATGCCTAAACAAAAGTGGTTAGGGAAATTAAAGTGAGTGACTAGTAGTAGTACTCATTAGAGAGTACTCcccctcatgaaatttaatggctGGGACAGATGACCAGAGGGTCAGGTGGCTAGTAGCACTGGAGTAGCTCGCTAGCCCCAGCAACCTGGGTTCGAGTCTCGAGCCCGCGGTTGTTTCTCGCAGCTCCCTCCTTCTATAAAAATATGCCTTGGGTGCTAGAGCCCATAGGTCTCGTTTTTTTTCGAAATTTAATGGCTGGGCATTAAATGGTGATATTTAGACCGGGTGTGatagctagtactactactcaTGACTAGTGGGTTCCACCTGACACATCTTTATTGTTTGGAAAAACACTAAACACTGGTTCTAATCGATGTTAATTGAAGCTTGAAAATTGTATTGTTCTAATCATATGGTCTAAAAAAATAAACATCCTTAACAAGAAAATATTCTTACCATTCATGATCATCTTATTGTTTGATAAGTTTAAactacaagcatcaataagatgaAGCACATGCATAAAAAATGCATTATTATGTTCATACTTAAGAAAAAATATTTGCTTACCAAAAAATAGTCCTTACTGTTCATGACCAAATTATTTTCGATAAGATCTGAATTAGAGGCATCAATTTAATTAAGCATCAACTTTTGCTGGGCAGGTTGTCCTCTGAAGTTAATGGGGCATGTCGGGTGTCAGCTTGTCTGCCAGCATTAATTTCTGAACTTATGGAATACAGCAATACAAGGTTAGCTAATGTCTGATACTTAATTAAAATACATGTGATGTTAGACACGTGGTGGTCTTTAATTGGATGTGTTTTCATCCTCGGGAGGACCCGGGTTCCGTTTGGTGTTTCCGCCCACCTGTCCTACTACCCTTGCCATCTTCCTTTCATGTTCACATTTCCTGTTTTTACATGGTCGTACTACGTGATTTCTACTGTACACTACACACGGGCAAAAAATACTACTCCGTATACAGGTTTTTTTAGTTAGAGCTAAAAATAGTGTACAGGGGAGAGGTGACGAAGTGAAGTTGCCTGCACTCGTAATTCTGCACGCTTCTCCGTATACAGTTATATTTGGGCCATATCTGTGTTAAAACCGGGCTAAGAAGCCATGTAGTAAAGAGGCCCACTTCACGATTCTTCCGGCCTCAAAAGCCAGACCATTTTGTTAAATGGACTGATTTGAGTCCTACGGGAGGCTCGGACCAGCGCAAGCAAATGTACAGAACTATTGGGTCCGTAAAGGATTTAAAGGTTCAGCTCGAGTTTTTGCCAAGCTCCTCAACTTGACTGGTTTAATCTGAAAATATCGGTTTACTCCGGTTGATTGAAAGAATTAACTACTTCCTCTAGTCATTGAACAGAGGTAAGACCGTTTACATAATCCAGCGTGGACTAGATATGGATCCAAATGAGTGGAGAAAACACTACTTTAAAAGTTTTTTTTAAATGTTCATTGATTTGTTTATCAGACATCTTATTTCAgagcagtggcggagctagggGGACCAGCAGGGGCCTTGGCCTCCCTAATCCATGTTACAACAAGGTATTTTGTATACAAAATCCTGATTAAGAACCACATTTCAGGGGAAAACTACCATGATTGCCCCCGTAATGAAGGATTACCATGTTTGACCCCCCTTGAGCGTAATTACTGCCCCGCCACTGTTTCACATAGTGCGCTAGCTCGGTAAAATATGAAACTCCTAACAGTactaatgcaaaaatataaagtaaAACATGATGCAATAGGGGTTCCGCTACCATGAGGGTATTTACTATCACGGCGATGTGAGCTGAGTGGGTCTTGGGCTTTCCCAGGCCGTCATGGATCCATGATGCTATCAGCAAACCGCCAGTCATGCCATCTATAACGCGAAATACACCACGAAATCCAAATATGTGAGAGACATGCATCTATGACATTTTTGTTTGGATTCACTATCGGTCTCGAACAGTCATTTTGGAAGACTTGTAGTGTAAAATGGAGTAAATCCACATCTGATGCTTACTCATTACAAATAACTTTCATTACTATTGATGGCCATCCCCCGACAGTCCCAAGTAACAATTGGTCGCTTATGTTGTCTCCTCAACGGGTCAAGCCCTCGCTCAGAACTAAATCATCTTGCGGCACTCACTGCATAAGCTCATAGGGCAAGATGAAGAGAAGGGTTTTCAACAAAATTGGTAACCTTGATCTCTATGCTATAGAATGGGAGATTGAAATAGGAAATCTTAAAATAGTTTCATTTAATTCTAGTTAAAATCAACCACTCTAGGCTATTTATACTGAATTATTTTACTTTATCCAAAATCAAAGTTGACCCACGTAAGTTATTTTATTAATACATATTTTCCTCGATAAACCATATTTCATGTATAGTATTGTTAGGTATAACTAATAAATTTAACAAAGTTATTATGCCCATGTGTAGTACGGTGCATATTTGTAATACCGTTTTATTGTTTATCATTACAGCTTTTAATGTGTCATTTGAAAATGCATTTCTTTTGAACGGGATCAATAACATTTTTGTTACAACTTGTTTCACTCCAAATCCGAGCAAACCAACAGTATGGTATCACTTATAAATGTATTTATGTCCATGAACATTTTGCATTTTTGTGTGTATATCTACTACACGACTTGGTAGAATGTTTTCGAGTGTATGAACCATAAATATCTGATAGTCGTTTCTGGAGTTTAAATCTTAGGTGTAACTAAACTAGtacaaattttaagttgattgcaGTGTTGTTAATAATTCGGATTTTCATGGAATTGTGCTTGTTATCGTTACTAGTGTACATAAAGGAGGCCCATTCTTGACCAGACTTAAGAAAACATTTAGTTCAATGGGCTTCCCTGCTTGGTTCCGGTCCAGTTTTTGCGAAGCCCAAACTAATTGTCCCTCGACTGGTTTGATCTCGATATTTTGATATGCTTTACTTGCTTGAAGCAGTACTTATGATTTTGAATGGGGGCACACGAGCTAGTAAACACACACGATAAATTTCATTCCATGCAACAGGTACAGCTACACGAAATGAAATCACACGACACGACACGTAAGGACTCACAGACGACCCGAGGATCAGCCACTAGTTACAGGGGAAACAATGAGATCGAGACCGATGCAACGACCGATCTGTTCCAACTGTTTCCCCGTACACACACCGGCTTAACCATCAGGTTTTCATCAACCACATAGTAGCATACAGACACACACTGGTAAAAACTTTTATTGACAAACTACGCACCACTGGAGTGCGTAAGTTGGGTACTAGTACATGTAGACGGCTGTGGCGCGAGAGGCCCATCAGCAGGGCTTCTTCAGTGGCCGCAGGTGCAGTTGGTGCAGCTGCAGCTGGTGCCGCACTTGCACTTGCCGTCGTTCTCCGTGACCTCCTGAACCTCGAAGTGGCTGCATGGAAAGGTAATCGATCGTATTTAGGATGATGAACAGACATCCGTAAAATCAAATTTATATGTGGCACTACTTGAAAGGAAACTGAATTTAGTTACTGTTAGAACAAAAATGATGGAAGTTGGATAAAGATTCCGGGCAGGACTACTTGGCTGTTCGCTGGCTAGATCTGGGCTTTGGAATACACATGTCTGAACACAAGCTGGGCTGCAATCAGGTGTTGTTGGTGTGTTCATGTTCAGTTCTGGAGCAACATCTTTGATGAATTTACACCAAGCAGAATAGCAGATCTTTCAGCTCCAGTTAATGTGGTGAATATGAGAGGAAGCTAGCAAGCTTGTTCTGGTTAATTTTTTGTGCTGATGCTTTTAGTGGATCGAGAGAGTGAAGAGTTAGCAGTACCTCTTCTTGGTGTCAACCATGACGATGCCGTAGCTGTTTCCCTTCTTGCTGCACACACGACAAAACAACAGCGTGTTCAGGGACAGAGTAGAGAAGATACAAAGACAAAAGATTCAGATATTAACTTGAAGGCAGAGGAGACGAATCAGACGGATCATGGATGGATTAACACGATCGGTACACATAGGAAGCTTGATCAATATGGCTAGCCAGGTACTTACGGGCAGTCGTTCTTGTTAGAGCAGTCGCAGTTGCCGCAGGTGTTCGACATGGTGGATTGACTTGTGAGTGGAGAGAGTACTACGCAAATGGATCTGTGGTTTC
Coding sequences within it:
- the LOC139838441 gene encoding metallothionein-like protein 3A; its protein translation is MSNTCGNCDCSNKNDCPKKGNSYGIVMVDTKKSHFEVQEVTENDGKCKCGTSCSCTNCTCGH